The Naumovozyma dairenensis CBS 421 chromosome 11, complete genome genome includes a window with the following:
- the RSC4 gene encoding Rsc4p (similar to Saccharomyces cerevisiae RSC4 (YKR008W); ancestral locus Anc_2.518) gives MPPRKRKIAEPGPEPEPVSTEEQQVTDQVPTDAEVVNGEPEPKIQRRTYTAGKHPKPASEEISPVDYSTPLNPDSELFKDSDWTIQRLNTFINFTLTKLSETYKDIFKDFIKLPSRKFHPQYYHKIENPISINEINKRDYEHMNNKSDDAEEKEEEEQAATYKSTGVKSFLLDVELLAKNCHAFNVEDSLIVKNSSQMVMYIEFEVLKAKNFSRNYLVNDEVKIKLIELIEKVINGTEKSIDKEMGQKFKDSNSVFKLSDPFMDLINKDELPEYYDLIHKPMAINVVKENLEIGTYLNLYDFIIDMQLIFQNAFVFNHPSTEIYQDAKKLLSYFEYLMKNKVFPELKDANERGEINLIQGHDEYDLHLAELKRRQEKAAATVAAAALTTAGPSTTITSVGLSAIHSMNSFDITRGTLGPDKDLHFNNNVQSMESTSKNETVTLKNELINDYDFDHFEGLGNGYTRTLLDEDFLLNPNSSKPPAAAASARTAEEIKKLESIIKIEKSEEEKPTILKYNIIKSMKTEPEVADEYKIDTTPYELIKTLSIYSSKSFYNHSIHPIQGSRPSTIQNWLEFNFIGDELNQNENIFSINLEPHQLFMSLLIYLNQDSLTENDSETSLILNKQPIKLLDVNGNPKIINPSPIPKPPQPAQSESGRVPVENGTSTSTQEEEEVEKVKPKEPERYNIRLIEGLNKLEYTCKDKNSGKEENMKFFINVLP, from the coding sequence ATGCCTCCAAGAAAGCGTAAGATTGCAGAACCAGGACCAGAACCAGAACCGGTTTCAACGGAAGAACAACAGGTGACTGACCAAGTGCCAACTGATGCTGAAGTTGTGAATGGCGAACCTGAACCTAAGATACAAAGGAGAACATATACTGCAGGTAAACATCCGAAACCTGCATCAGAAGAAATATCACCAGTAGACTATTCTACTCCATTAAATCCAGACTCTGAACTATTTAAAGATTCAGATTGGACTATACAAAGACTAAATacattcattaatttcacATTGACGAAATTGTCTGAAACTTATAAAGATatctttaaagattttattaaattgcCAAGTAGGAAATTCCATCctcaatattatcataagattgaaaatccaatttcaatcaatgaaattaataagaGAGACTATGAGCatatgaataataaaagtgATGATGCGGAAGaaaaagaggaagaagaacaagcaGCAACATATAAAAGTACTGGTGTCAAGAGTTTCCTTTTAGATGTTGAACTGTTAGCAAAAAATTGTCATGCCTTTAACGTAGAAGATAGTCTTATAGTTAAAAATTCATCTCAAATGGTTATGTacattgaatttgaagtaTTGAAAGCAAAGAATTTCTCCAGAAATTATTTAGTTAATGATGAAGTTAAAATTAAgttaattgaattgatcGAAAAAGTCATCAATGGGACGGAGaaatcaattgataaagaaatggGTCAGAAATTTAAGGATTCAAATtctgttttcaaattaagTGATCCATTTATGGATCTAATCAACAAGGATGAATTACCAGAATATTATGATCTTATTCATAAACCAATGGCTATTAATGTGGTGAAGGAAAACTTAGAAATTGGAACCTACCTCAACTTGTATGATTTCATTATAGATATGCAActaattttccaaaatgcTTTTGTTTTCAATCATCCTAGCACCGAAATTTATCAAGACGCAAAAAAACTATTAAGCTATTTTGAATActtgatgaaaaataaagttttccctgaattgaaagatgcTAATGAAAGAGGtgaaattaatttgattcaagGTcatgatgaatatgatcTTCATTTAGCTGAATTAAAGCGAAGACAAGAGAAAGCTGCCGCGACTGTAGCAGCAGCAGCTCTTACTACAGCAGGTCCAAGTACGACCATTACATCTGTTGGCTTATCAGCCattcattcaatgaattcatttGATATAACCAGAGGAACTTTAGGACCAGATAAGGATTTACacttcaataataatgtacAATCAATGGAATCTACTTCTAAAAATGAAACTGTAACATTAAAAAATGAACTAATAAATGATTATGATTTCGACCATTTCGAAGGCTTAGGGAATGGATATACAAGAACTTTACTAGATGAAGACTTCTTGTTAAAtccaaattcttcaaagcCACCAGCAGCTGCCGCATCGGCCAGGACGGctgaagaaataaaaaaacttgaatcaattataaaaatagaaaaatcAGAGGAAGAGAAACCTACGATactaaaatataatattattaagtCAATGAAAACGGAACCTGAAGTAGCTgatgaatataaaattgATACCACACCATACGAACTAATAAAAACATTATCGATATATTCATCCAAATCATTCTATAATCATTCGATACATCCGATACAAGGATCAAGACCATCAACTATTCAAAATTGGCTTGaatttaactttattggtgatgaattaaatcaaaatgaaaatatattctcgATTAATTTAGAACCTCATCAGTTATTTATGTCACTATTAATCTATTTGAATCAAGATTCTCTTACTGAGAATGATTCAGAAACGTCTTTGATCTTAAATAAACAGCCAATTAAGTTACTAGATGTTAATGGTAATCCTAAGATTATCAATCCTTCCCCGATACCAAAGCCACCACAACCAGCACAATCAGAATCAGGACGAGTGCCTGTTGAAAACGGAACTTCGACGAGCacacaagaagaagaagaagtggAGAAAGTGAAACCGAAGGAACCAGAGAGATATAATATTAGGTTGATCGAAGGGTTAAACAAACTTGAATATACATGTAAAGACAAAAATAGTggtaaagaagaaaacatgAAGTTTTTTATAAACGTCTTACCATAA
- the MEH1 gene encoding Meh1p (similar to Saccharomyces cerevisiae MEH1 (YKR007W); ancestral locus Anc_2.517), producing the protein MGVIFSCCNVHSGDDEEQESLLRSQHENNNNGDPNSDSYDALLQRQLELQEQKRLTREKQLRDIVTDTNDKLIDISMVSNSGIVIQSDDNDIFRKAALEDSAITANTTVSNEDITNNTQKDNNVTSLKKSKYTVLNPDEHLTDKDKERLQSTLRNVLKEIEEQVHIEVPGKLTVTI; encoded by the coding sequence atgggTGTTATATTTAGTTGCTGTAATGTACACAGCGGCGACGATGAAGAGCAAGAATCCTTGCTAAGGTCTCAACATGagaacaataataatggtgatCCTAACAGCGATAGTTACGATGCATTGCTTCAAAGACAATTAGAATTACAAGAACAGAAAAGACTAACAAGAGAGAAACAATTGAGAGATATAGTTACTGATacaaatgataaattaattgatatcTCTATGGTTAGTAATAGTGGGATTGTAATACAGAGCGATGATAATGACATATTTAGAAAGGCTGCTTTGGAAGATTCTGCTATTACAGCAAATACCACTGTAtctaatgaagatattactAACAATACACAGAAGGACAACAATGTAACgtcattgaagaaaagtAAGTATACAGTGCTTAATCCTGATGAACATCTAACGGATAAGGATAAAGAACGACTACAATCTACGTTGCGTAATGTATTGAAAGAGATAGAGGAGCAAGTCCACATAGAAGTGCCGGGCAAATTGACAGTAACTATCTAA
- the MRPL13 gene encoding mitochondrial 54S ribosomal protein mL50 MRPL13 (similar to Saccharomyces cerevisiae MRPL13 (YKR006C); ancestral locus Anc_2.516), giving the protein MLSINKSVLLEKSIRNGNISLTRNFHVINSPSLDIMDWFKSRNKMKGEGKDTEGEESVKIVNKRATKDLIQDIETRKDNKDDTDDTSLATHKLKLIPENFIGRRNNRKVGSQNKRLYKDAPFNYWLNKTKVQNETELEKIMESLLNEVNADKELMDEPLPDLVTKFKFVKELQAKTGYMIPDYQITIMNTPAAFKQYYIDNIFSGKLQRFKESEPNAIHFENKQFTAPNIYLVNTVDERDISGKMQKKKYNKIIDEVRKMEEIRTKKIIEEARTN; this is encoded by the coding sequence ATGTTGTCGATTAATAAGAGCGTTCTGCTTGAGAAAAGCATCAGAAACGGTAACATTTCCCTAACGAGGAACTTCCACGTTATAAACTCACCATCTCTAGACATCATGGATTGGTTCAAATCCAGAAATAAGATGAAAGGGGAGGGAAAGGATACAGAAGGAGAAGAGAGCGTGAAGATCGTTAATAAGAGGGCTACTAAAGACCTTattcaagatattgaaaCGAGGAAAGATAACAAGGACGATACTGATGACACTTCATTAGCTACACATAAGTTGAAATTAATACCTGAAAATTTCATTGGGAGGAGAAATAATAGGAAGGTTGGTTCTCAAAATAAACGCTTGTATAAGGATGCTCCTTTCAATTACTGGTTGAATAAGACCAAAGTTCAGAATGAGACTGAATTAGAGAAGATAATGGAAAGTCTGTTAAATGAAGTGAACGCTGATAAAGAGCTAATGGATGAACCACTTCCTGATTTGGTGAcgaaattcaaatttgttaaagaattacaagCTAAGACAGGGTATATGATACCAGATTATCAAATCACGATTATGAATACACCAGCAGCTTTCAAGCAATActatattgataatattttttctggtaaattacaaagattTAAAGAATCTGAACCAAACGcaattcattttgaaaataaacaattcaCTGCACCAAATATCTATCTTGTAAATACTGTCGATGAAAGAGATATTTCGGGTAAAATgcaaaagaagaaatataacAAGATTATAGACGAAGTCCGTAAGATGGAAGAAATTAGaacaaagaagataatTGAAGAGGCTAGAACGAATTAA
- the NDAI0K01990 gene encoding uncharacterized protein (similar to Saccharomyces cerevisiae YKR005C; ancestral locus Anc_2.515), which yields MIFLYFLGFILFNYRWFLYVIAIDTELESVTLRGRFTGQDVELCPGFHKGAIPPFLTSCDNKTDQCISDHFAKQFEFCPSCINVDPSNLLDMNNCECVQCGLSALISNCFEDHCSDKGQLDVLKKVLSGFTQGQRNVKLQDIDSNGSSSITNGPALKYFKDKENNKIYRGLLSFEKLLLSQSILNVLECPLKENESISEILDAQFWRRKKKQPKDDQDDKGKNEDDKNNNDASFKPPLFYTTTNTFTTYVPNEKTYTKWKPKVIETTVIIDECSGVRTFTTIEDTLYVTDYQTVVWTDYDTTTETETDTKYIKKLKTKYLHDYVTFTETDYDLITKTKYRHDFITTTETEIEGTTRIIKVGKITETVSLPGKATQTTTTTDTKYKFKCKKVRKTVTDTLTKTSLTTQTTIETKTKKKWIPRTTTVTSVSTYTTVSSVLVCPPQPPLGGRGMRMGLSPERTNLRFGIFNKSEKEEEQEMEKRGIMTDFVSEEGNRSKDNLQGSDGNSYLYTTTYPVTRTKSSFTTSTNGQMPILAITRRNATSIQNPLLRNDFDNERKQHTENRAVHSITPTVVSGGTPLTSSSILKSTIFTVTVSTIIFLTFSNVFDSFINVNVNPEFGSKLKKERDLRVTEEGYKDVPKLPPESDQSYKEYIAFLDVD from the coding sequence ATGATTTTCCTTTACTTCTTAGGTTTTATTCTGTTTAATTACCGATGGTTCTTATATGTCATTGCTATTGACACAGAATTGGAATCGGTTACTCTTAGGGGTAGATTTACCGGTCAAGATGTCGAATTATGCCCAGGTTTTCATAAGGGAGCTATACCACCCTTTTTAACAAGTTGTGATAATAAAACAGACCAATGTATTTCTGATCATTTTGCAAAACAATTCGAGTTTTGTCCTTCATGTATTAATGTCGACCCATCGAATTTATTAGACATGAATAATTGTGAATGTGTTCAATGTGGCCTCAGTGccttaatttcaaattgtttCGAAGATCATTGTTCAGACAAGGGCCAATTAgatgttttgaaaaaagtaTTATCAGGTTTTACTCAAGGTCAAAGAAATGttaaattacaagatattGATTCAAACggttcatcatcaattacTAATGGTCCCgctttgaaatattttaaagataaagaaaataataagatatatAGAGGACTATTGTCTTTTGAAAAGCTATTGTTAAGTCAATCGATATTGAACGTCTTGGAGTGCCCATTAAAAGAGAATGAGTCGATTTCTGAAATCTTAGATGCACAATTTTGGCGtaggaagaaaaaacaacCTAAAGATGATCAGGATGACAAAGGcaaaaatgaagatgataaaaataataatgatgctTCTTTTAAACCTCCTTTATTTTATACTACAACAAATACTTTCACTACGTACGTCCCTAACGAGAAAACTTATACGAAATGGAAGCCAAAAGTTATCGAAACAACGGTGATTATTGATGAATGCTCTGGAGTTCGAACTTTTACAACCATTGAAGATACACTCTATGTGACAGATTATCAAACTGTTGTTTGGACAGACTATGATACAACAACAGAAACTGAAACTGATAccaaatatattaaaaaattaaagacaaaatatttacatgatTATGTTACATTCACAGAAACTGATTATGATTTAATAACCAAGACCAAATATAGACATGATTTTATTACCACAACTGAAACCGAGATTGAAGGAACAACCAGAATAATCAAAGTTGGGAAAATAACTGAAACTGTTTCTTTGCCTGGTAAAGCGAcacaaacaacaacaacgacTGACACCAAATACAAATTTAAATGTAAGAAAGTGAGGAAGACCGTAACCGACACTTTGACGAAAACCTCATTAACGACACAAACTACTATTGAAACTAAGActaaaaagaaatggaTTCCTCGAACAACAACTGTTACCTCAGTTTCTACTTATACAACAGTCTCTTCAGTACTCGTATGTCCTCCACAGCCTCCGTTAGGTGGAAGAGGAATGAGAATGGGGCTAAGTCCAGAGAGGACGAACTTGAGGtttggaatatttaataaatcagagaaagaagaagaacaagaaatggaaaaaagAGGCATTATGACAGATTTTGTTTCTGAGGAAGGAAATAGATCCAAAGATAACTTACAAGGTAGTGATGGGAATTCTTATCTTTATACGACTACCTACCCTGTTACTCGTACTAAGAGTTCATTTACCACTTCTACTAACGGACAGATGCCTATTTTAGCAATAACAAGAAGGAACGCAACATCAATACAAAACCCATTATTACGAAATGACtttgataatgaaagaaaacaGCATACAGAAAACCGTGCGGTACATTCAATTACTCCAACGGTAGTTTCCGGAGGAACCCCCCTaacttcatcttctatATTAAAATCAACTATATTTACAGTAACTGTCTCCACTATTATTTTCCTGACATTTTCGAATGTTTTCGATTCATTTATTAACGTAAATGTAAATCCTGAATTTGGTagtaaattgaaaaaggaaaGGGATTTAAGAGTTACTGAGGAGGGATATAAAGACGTTCCAAAACTTCCACCAGAATCAGACCAATcatataaagaatatattgcATTTTTGGATGTCGATTAA
- the ECM9 gene encoding Ecm9p (similar to Saccharomyces cerevisiae ECM9 (YKR004C); ancestral locus Anc_2.514) translates to MTHRLTLCKELFELLIDEYPQDHCILTIAPDQQNIKSNFYVDKTSNHSEVICFKGTYLRILKEAHDYFNEFINFDMRERSKINRKGNNNAEYSYWNTYYMTIGMFLCTPEHKTIFTLHEEIFIKLLQQYGSDDDKAKKIDLLNKELKLIQRFLSSENNRLNKSSSMWHYYKKLYVINQLILSPEKNKDNDYIMTFFHSLMKHPTNYYSWNTMRWFFDNIDSMRMALFEKVKRYCFQHSSNCSSWSALAYFLNHVGGHEREISLYHRLEFKRLWKHYDKIFRDNDIIISQEVDIEDGIFSLSVEDQKYHPQPVKFNVDIKTNFNEILEIIELLRTDQWPPFLCLFVLLKKFEIINRQELFDKWRDEIRVFQEETHLYIPYQYNKPFVPEGFTDDLLIARDIMFYGFKKTIIEEFDDY, encoded by the coding sequence ATGACACACCGATTAACGCTATGTAAGGAATTATTCGAATTATTGATTGATGAATACCCTCAAGATCATTGTATCTTAACAATTGCACCTGACCAGCAAAATATCAAATCCAACTTTTATGTTGATAAGACGTCCAATCATTCAGAAGTTATCTGCTTTAAGGGAACATACTTACGAATTTTGAAGGAGGCACATGAttattttaatgaatttataaattttgatatgAGAGAGCGTTCTAAAATAAATAGGAaaggtaataataatgcgGAATACTCTTATTGGAATACTTATTATATGACTATTGGTATGTTCTTATGTACTCCTGAACATAAAACGATTTTCACTCTTCATGAAGAGATATTCATCAAGTTATTACAACAATATGGAAgcgatgatgataaagCGAAGAAGATtgatcttttaaataaagaattgaagCTGATTCAAAGGTTTTTGAGCtcagaaaataatagattaaataaatcatcCTCCATGTGGcattattacaagaaaCTTTACGTcataaatcaattgattttatCACCtgagaaaaataaagataatgattATATCATGACATTTTTCCATTCACTTATGAAACATCCAACAAACTATTATTCATGGAACACAATGAGATGGTTTTTCGATAATATTGATTCAATGAGAATGGCTCTATTTGAAAAGGTTAAGAGGTATTGTTTCCAACATTCATCGAATTGCTCCTCTTGGTCTGCATTAGCATATTTCCTTAACCATGTTGGTGGCCATGAAAGAGAAATCTCATTATATCATAGATTGGAGTTTAAAAGACTTTGGAAACACTATGATAAGATCTTCCGTGacaatgatattattatatccCAGGAGGTAGATATTGAAGACggtatattttcattatctgtTGAAGATCAGAAGTACCATCCGCAGCCAGTTAAATTTAATGTGGATATCAAGACAAATTTCAACGAAATTTTAGAGATAATAGAGTTATTAAGGACTGATCAGTGGCCACCGTTCCTTTGTCTTTTCGTCttgttgaaaaaatttgaaattattaatagaCAAGAATTGTTTGATAAATGGAGAGATGAAATTAGAGTCTTCCAAGAAGAAACTCATCTTTACATTCCAtatcaatataataaaccGTTTGTTCCCGAAGGTTTTACCGACGATTTATTGATTGCAAGAGATATAATGTTTTATGGGttcaaaaaaacaattatagaagaatttgatgaCTATTAA
- the OSH6 gene encoding oxysterol-binding protein OSH6 (similar to Saccharomyces cerevisiae OSH7 (YHR001W) and OSH6 (YKR003W); ancestral locus Anc_2.513): protein MGLETLKVPIKGLRDKTHPSLNGKSSAQSMHSNRSSCSSVSQCSSMERKSNLNDESGTRLDTDDIDEEDESGQNILMNIISQLKPGCDLSRITLPTFILEKKSMLERITNSLQFPDILMDAHIEPNELQRFIKVVKFYLAGWHIAPKAVKKPLNPVLGEYFTCYWDLPNKQQAFYVAEQTRHHPPESSYFYMIPESQIRIDGIVVPKSRFLGNSSAAMMEGLTVLQFLDLNEKYTLTQPNMYARGILFGKMKFELGDHMIIKGPNYNADILFKTKGYISGTYDSIEGTIKNNAGESLYSISGKWNDVMYIKDLKDSKNGGKRVLFDTHTSKTFKPKVRPLEEQGEYESRRLWNKVTNALAVRNHEVATAEKSKIEDYQRELAKERLDSDVPFHPKLFRKVDDPSKELNFYIYKHIPKGNNYEAQIKSILEIAPILPGQKFTHNFETPGYKKYQIEEEALKRHSKG, encoded by the coding sequence ATGGGATTAGAGACATTAAAAGTACCAATTAAGGGTCTCAGAGATAAGACCCACCCAAGCTTAAACGGGAAGTCATCTGCCCAATCTATGCATTCAAATAGATCGTCATGTTCATCGGTATCACAATGTTCCTCCATGGAACGTAAGTCCAACCTTAATGACGAAAGTGGGACTCGCTTGGATAcagatgatattgatgaagaagatgaatcaGGCCAAAATAtcttaatgaatataatttcCCAATTAAAACCTGGCTGTGACTTATCAAGGATAACATTACCCACATTTATCCTAGAGAAAAAATCCATGCTTGAAAGAATAACAAACTCCTTACAATTCCCAGACATATTAATGGACGCACATATTGAACCGAATGAATTGCAACGGTTCATAAAAGTGGTTAAGTTTTATCTGGCTGGTTGGCACATTGCCCCTAAAGCGGTGAAGAAACCATTAAATCCAGTATTGGGTGAATATTTTACGTGTTATTGGGATTTAccaaacaaacaacaagCCTTCTACGTTGCTGAACAGACGAGACACCATCCACCCGAATCTTCATATTTCTATATGATCCCCGAGTCTCAAATTAGAATAGACGGGATTGTGGTACCTAAATCAAGGTTCTTGGGTAATTCAAGTGCTGCTATGATGGAAGGTTTAACTGTCTTACAATTCCTGGACTTGAATGAGAAATATACGTTGACTCAACCAAATATGTATGCAAGAGGTATCTTGTTTGGTAAGATGAAATTTGAATTGGGGGATCATATGATTATTAAGGGCCCAAACTACAATGCagatattcttttcaaaactaAAGGATACATATCAGGTACTTACGACTCCATTGAAGGGAcgataaaaaataatgcaGGGGAATctttatattcaattagTGGGAAATGGAATGATGTCATGTACATTAAggatttgaaagattcCAAAAACGGTGGGAAGAGAGTCCTCTTTGATACACATACAAGTAAGACTTTCAAGCCAAAAGTTCGCCCCTTAGAGGAACAAGGTGAGTATGAATCAAGAAGGTTGTGGAATAAAGTTACTAATGCATTGGCTGTAAGAAATCATGAAGTTGCTACCGCAgagaaatcaaaaattgaagattaCCAGAGAGAATTAGCGAAGGAAAGGTTAGATAGTGATGTACCCTTCCATCCAAAATTATTTAGGAAGGTGGATGATCCTAgtaaagaattgaatttctACATTTATAAACATATTCCAAAAGGTAATAATTACGAGGCTCAAATAAAGTCAATCTTGGAAATTGCGCCAATATTACCTGGACAAAAATTCACGcataattttgaaacacCTGGTTAcaagaaatatcaaattgaaGAGGAGGCACTCAAGAGACACTCCAAGGGCTAA
- the PAP1 gene encoding polynucleotide adenylyltransferase PAP1 (similar to Saccharomyces cerevisiae PAP1 (YKR002W); ancestral locus Anc_2.512) codes for MNYQKVYGITGPVSIAQSTAAENKLNDELVQELKKENSFETEQETANRVKVLEILQKLTENFVFKVSKNKNMSDGMAKDSGGKVFTFGSYRLGVHGPGSDIDTLIVVPKHVTREDFFTVFDSLLRERPELEEIAPVPDAFVPVIKVKFSGISIDLLCARLDIAQVPLNLTLSDKNLLRNLDEKELRALNGTRVTDEILELVPKPNVFRITLRAIKLWAQRRAIYANVFGFPGGVAWAMLVARICQLYPNACSAVVLNRFFKIFSEWKWPQPVVLKPIEDGPLQVRVWNPKIYAQDRSHRMPVITPAYPSMCATHNITESTKTIILKEFARGVQVTNDIFSNKGNWGDLFKKHTFFYEYKFYLTITASTRGTDEEHLKWSGLVESKLRLLILKLEALPGINLAHPYTKPFESTYCYTTDEESKTILNDYGSHATEGTLNNFLKVTDDNKNNDDVKDKKKVRITTMYIGLNVNVANKKEKIDIHVPCTEFFNLCRNFNEEYQKSDLYALSIRYVRLYDLPDAVYDEGESRPIKKSSKTKRKKRDGEDELTKRVRSEKSSYDNNASILASKVSSSSSDNKLPVASTTA; via the coding sequence ATGAACTATCAAAAAGTATACGGTATCACTGGTCCCGTCTCGATTGCACAATCCACAGCAGCagaaaacaaattaaatgatgaattagtacaagaattgaaaaaagagaaCTCTTTCGAAACAGAACAAGAAACAGCCAATAGAGTGAAAGTTCTTGAAATTCTACAAAAATTAACTGAAAATTTCGTATTTAAAGTCtcgaaaaataaaaatatgtcAGATGGGATGGCGAAGGATTCGGGTGGGAAAGTTTTCACTTTTGGTTCTTATAGACTGGGTGTTCATGGTCCTGGGAGTGATATTGATACTTTAATTGTGGTCCCTAAACATGTCACCAGAGAAGATTTTTTTACCGTGTTTGATTCGTTGTTGAGAGAAAGACCTGAATTGGAAGAGATTGCTCCTGTCCCGGATGCATTCGTTCCCGTCATTAAGGTCAAATTTAGTGGAATTTCCATTGATTTACTTTGTGCCAGATTAGATATTGCTCAAGTTCCCTTGAATTTAACACTTAGCGATAAGAATCTTTTGAGGAATTTAGACGAGAAGGAATTGAGAGCATTGAATGGTACAAGAGTGACAGATGAAATCCTGGAATTGGTCCCGAAACCAAACGTATTTAGAATAACATTAAGAGCCATTAAATTATGGGCACAACGAAGAGCCATTTATGCTAATGTGTTTGGATTCCCCGGTGGTGTGGCTTGGGCAATGCTTGTGGCAAGAATTTGTCAATTATATCCCAATGCATGTAGTGCGGTAGTATTAAATCgatttttcaagattttcTCTGAATGGAAATGGCCACAACCAGTTGTGTTGAAACCTATTGAAGATGGTCCTTTACAAGTACGTGTTTGGAACCCAAAGATATATGCTCAAGATAGATCTCATAGAATGCCCGTTATTACACCGGCATATCCATCCATGTGTGCTACTCATAACATTACAGAATCCACCAAAACAATTATATTGAAGGAATTCGCCAGAGGTGTTCAAGTGACAAATGATATCTTTTCGAATAAGGGTAATTGGGGGGATTTATTCAAGAAACATACATTTTTCTACGAGTATAAATTTTATCTGACTATTACAGCTTCTACAAGGGGTACCGATGAAGAACATTTGAAGTGGAGTGGGCTAGTAGAAAGTAAACTAAGATTGTTGATATTAAAACTGGAAGCGTTGCCGGGGATCAATTTGGCACATCCATATACAAAACCTTTTGAATCTACATATTGCTATACCACTGACGAAGAAAGTAAAActatattaaatgattatGGTTCACATGCGACCGAAGGAACATTAAATAACTTCCTAAAGGTGACagatgataataagaaCAATGATGACGTCaaagataaaaagaaaGTTCGTATTACGACAATGTACATTGGACTAAATGTGAATGTTGCaaataaaaaggaaaaaattgacATTCATGTCCCATGTACAgagtttttcaatttgtgTCGTAATTTTAATGAAGAGTATCAAAAATCTGATTTATATGCTTTATCAATAAGGTACGTCAGATTATATGATCTTCCTGATGCAGTGTATGACGAAGGCGAATCTAGGCCCATCAAGAAGAGTTCCAAAacgaaaagaaagaaaagagatgGGGAAGATGAATTGACGAAAAGGGTACGATCAGAGAAGTCATCTTACGATAACAATGCAAGTATCTTGGCTTCCaaagtttcatcatcttcatctgatAATAAGTTGCCCGTAGCGTCAACGACGGCATAA